One Chanodichthys erythropterus isolate Z2021 chromosome 10, ASM2448905v1, whole genome shotgun sequence DNA segment encodes these proteins:
- the LOC137027982 gene encoding uncharacterized protein isoform X1: MFEGKIFFWVFFCHLIGVFADTDAVKSVSVKEGDSVTLNTNLTEIHDDDLIEWRFGTNGPLIAKINRELDEISTYDDVLDERFKDRLKLDNQTGSLTIMNTTTTDSGVYEVIIRGSKTTFSVSVYGATSPKLPSTSHPISPPTSGSTSGSTSGSTSGSTSGSTSGSTSHTSGFSSPPPVTVSVSLAVLIPAAAAAAGFLLIVAAVGIFCICRKQRKTNPKAETREEEITYADPIFYKRNTQKSVRLCHLCHIQQSHFDMFSESLYKCECICSNVF; the protein is encoded by the exons ATGTTTGAAGGAAAAATTTTTTTCTGGGTGTTCTTTTGCCATCTGATTG gAGTGTTTGCTGACACAGATGCAGTGAAGTCAGTGTCAGTGaaggagggagattcagtcactctaaacACTAATCTTACTGAAATACATGATGATGATCTGATAGAGTGGAGGTTTGGAACTAACGGGCCTCTTATAGCTAAAATCAACAGAGAGCTCGATGAAATCTCCACatatgatgatgttcttgatgAGAGATTCaaagacagactgaagctggacaatcagactggatctctgaccatcatgaACACCACAACTACAGACTCTGGAGTTTATGAAGTGATCATCAGAGGCAGCAAAACCACATTCAGTGTTTCTGTTTATG GTGCTACGTCACCAAAACTGCCCTCTACATCACATCCTATATCACCTCCTACTTCAGGTTCTACTTCAGGTTCTACTTCAGGTTCTACTTCAGGTTCTACTTCAGGTTCTACTTCAGGTTCTACATCACATACTTCAGGTTTTTCTTCACCTCCTCCAGTCACAGTCTCAGTCTCTCTGGCGGTGTTGATCCCTGCTGCTGCGGCTGCTGCTGGATTTCTGTTGATTGTTGCTGCAGTTGGGATCTTCTGCATCTGCAGGAAACAAAGAAAAACTAACCCAAAAG ctGAGACTCGTGAAGAAGAGATCACTTACGCTGATCCGATATTCTACAAAAGAAACACCCAGAAATCGGTAAGATTGTGTCATCTGTGTCATATTCAGCAGTCACATTTTGATATGTTTAGTGAATCCCTTTATAAGTGTGAATGTATATGCTCCaatgttttttaa
- the LOC137027982 gene encoding uncharacterized protein isoform X2, producing the protein MFEGKIFFWVFFCHLIGVFADTDAVKSVSVKEGDSVTLNTNLTEIHDDDLIEWRFGTNGPLIAKINRELDEISTYDDVLDERFKDRLKLDNQTGSLTIMNTTTTDSGVYEVIIRGSKTTFSVSVYGATSPKLPSTSHPISPPTSGSTSGSTSGSTSGSTSGSTSGSTSHTSGFSSPPPVTVSVSLAVLIPAAAAAAGFLLIVAAVGIFCICRKQRKTNPKAETREEEITYADPIFYKRNTQKSEDEVIYAGVVTKR; encoded by the exons ATGTTTGAAGGAAAAATTTTTTTCTGGGTGTTCTTTTGCCATCTGATTG gAGTGTTTGCTGACACAGATGCAGTGAAGTCAGTGTCAGTGaaggagggagattcagtcactctaaacACTAATCTTACTGAAATACATGATGATGATCTGATAGAGTGGAGGTTTGGAACTAACGGGCCTCTTATAGCTAAAATCAACAGAGAGCTCGATGAAATCTCCACatatgatgatgttcttgatgAGAGATTCaaagacagactgaagctggacaatcagactggatctctgaccatcatgaACACCACAACTACAGACTCTGGAGTTTATGAAGTGATCATCAGAGGCAGCAAAACCACATTCAGTGTTTCTGTTTATG GTGCTACGTCACCAAAACTGCCCTCTACATCACATCCTATATCACCTCCTACTTCAGGTTCTACTTCAGGTTCTACTTCAGGTTCTACTTCAGGTTCTACTTCAGGTTCTACTTCAGGTTCTACATCACATACTTCAGGTTTTTCTTCACCTCCTCCAGTCACAGTCTCAGTCTCTCTGGCGGTGTTGATCCCTGCTGCTGCGGCTGCTGCTGGATTTCTGTTGATTGTTGCTGCAGTTGGGATCTTCTGCATCTGCAGGAAACAAAGAAAAACTAACCCAAAAG ctGAGACTCGTGAAGAAGAGATCACTTACGCTGATCCGATATTCTACAAAAGAAACACCCAGAAATCG